The proteins below are encoded in one region of Elgaria multicarinata webbii isolate HBS135686 ecotype San Diego chromosome 8, rElgMul1.1.pri, whole genome shotgun sequence:
- the LRRC34 gene encoding leucine-rich repeat-containing protein 34 translates to MESFLLSLASSSQRSMPKYLSLDQQYSQACEELKHPENPFIIHVLQEVKQDDEALTKRITIKIAGNNRLVPVQKVTDADFQILAAVYANNVFLTGLDLRYNLLTDAGAVHIAAFLQDNGTLLYLNLMFNDIGTIGAEFIAKALHRNETLLHLRMTGNKIDNKGGMYFAAMMQVNNTLQKLDFGDCDLGTQSLIALATVLNHNESIRAINLNRPILYSEEEETTVHIAAMLKMNSILVELHLCKHEMKNFGVERLCDALYENTTLRYLDLSCNKITRDGVKFLGQVLKRNKSLEILDLNFNRIEDDGAFYLSEALTTHNRTLQALAVTSNSITGQGLVALAESMKTNPVLSYIYIWGNKFDEATCVAFAELIQSGRLKPINTDVEPYEVDGQTYLAELSHGLKKHYYWTPSYGEPDSKAANASLAITPVAENL, encoded by the exons ATGGAGAGCTTCCTCTTGAGCTTAGCCTCATCTTCCCAG CGAAGTATGCCCAAATACCTGAGTCTTGACCAACAATATTCTCAAGCCTGCGAAGAATTGAAACACCCTGAGAATCCATTCATAATCCATGTTCTCCAAGAAGTGAAGCAAGACGATGAAGC GCTAACAAAAAGAATCACAATAAAAATAGCTGGTAATAACCGCTTGGTACCTGTGCAGAAGGTAACAGATGCTGATTTTCAAATCCTTGCTGCTGTCTATGCAAACAATGTGTTTCTTACAG GGCTGGACCTGAGATATAATCTGTTAACTGATGCTGGCGCAGTACACATTGCAGCTTTCCTTCAG GATAATGGTACCCTGCTTTACCTCAATCTGATGTTTAATGACATTGGGACCATTGGAGCAGAATTCATAGCTAAAGCACTGCAT AGGAATGAAACTCTGCTTCACCTAAGAATGACGGGCAACAAGATTGACAACAAGGGAGGGATGTATTTTGCGGCAATGATGCAGGTTAACAACACACTACAGAAGTTAGATTTTGGAGACTGTGACCTG GGTACACAAAGTCTAATAGCATTAGCAACAGTTTTGAATCACAATGAATCAATCAGAGCCATAAATCTAAACCGGCCGATTCTGTACAGTGAAGAG GAAGAGACTACAGTCCACATAGCTGCTATGCTGAAAATGAACAGCATCCTCGTTGAACTGCATTTGTGTAAACATGAAATGAAGAATTTTGGCGTTGAACGTCTCTGTGATGCGTTATATGAAAACACCACCCTACGATATCTTGACCTCAGCTG TAACAAAATTACTCGGGATGGTGTCAAATTTTTGGGACAGGTGTTAAAACGAAACAAGAGCCTGGAAATCCTGGATCTTAATTTTAACAGGATAGAAGATGATGGAGCTTTTTATCTGAGCGAGGCACTTACTACGCATAACCGGACCCTTCAAGC GTTAGCAGTGACAAGTAACAGTATAACTGGGCAAGGATTGGTTGCCCTTGCGGAATCAATGAAAACAAACCCTGTTCTTTCCTATATCTACATCTGGGGGAACAAATTTGATGAAGCCACCTGTGTG GCATTTGCAGAGTTAATTCAAAGCGGCCGCCTGAAGCCGATAAACACAGACGTTGAGCCGTATGAAGTGGATGGGCAAACATACCTCGCTGAACTCTCCCATGGCCTTAAAAAGCATTACTACTGGACGCCCAGTTACGGAGAGCCTGATTCCAAAGCTGCCAACGCCTCTCTAGCAATAACTCCTGTTGCAGAAAACCTGTGA